The Pseudomonas moraviensis genome contains the following window.
CAGCGAAATCCGCCGAAATGAGCCCGGCGCTTTCGTAGCTGCCGATTGCATGGCGAGCCGTAAAAAACCGAGACAAGCAAAAGGCGCCCTCACCGGCGCCTTTTTTTGTTTGCGCTGAACCCTGCGCGATCGTTCACCCCATGCCGATTGTGGCTCAAACCGTAAACAGTCTTTACCCGATCCGCGCCTGTTTCCCCCGCCAGCCGCCGCATAGAGTTCGTTCCAGCAGCACACTCAACTTCGGCAAAGGAAAACACCCATGAAAGTCTCAATGCTCGTCCTCGCACTCTTCGGCTTCAGCTCGGTGGTCATGGCCCAGGACTCGACTACCACGCCTCCCGTCGAGCAATACACCTACGCCACTCACCTCGACGTCGCCAAAATCATCTCGGAAGATCCCGTGCCGGATGTCTGCGCCGTAGTGCCGGTGCACATGACCTATCAGGATTCCCAAGGCAAGCAGCACATCCTGCAATACGAGGTCATGGGCAGCGGCTGCAGCAACGGCTGATCAAGCCAATACCTCGCACCCCATTGCGTCTCAGAGTGGCTTCGCTGAGACGCAAATGCTTTTACCGCTTCAATCGACAAGTTCCTCAGCAGTGCTCGCCAGCTGCGCGCCAACCCGGGTTTTCAACGTATCGATGAATCGCGTGATCTTCGCATCGACAAACTGGCGAGACGTGTAGACGGCATAAACATTGCGCTCATAGGTGTGGTAATCAGGCAGTACCCGCACCAGCCTGCCGGCACGCAAATCGTCGATCGCCGTGAAGCCTGCCAACAGACCAATCCCCGCCCCTTCGCGAATGGCCACGGCCATTGCATCCATATCATTCACGCTGAAACTCGGCCCGGTCGGGATGAACGTCGCGTCGCCTGCCTTGCTTTTGAGCTGCCATTCATCGCGTACGTAATCCACGGTACCGAGCAGCAGGCATTGATGATCGCAAAGCTGTTCCGGCGTCTCGGGTGCGCCGTGCCGCGCCAGGTATTCCGGGGAGGCCACCAGTACGCAGTGACTGACGCCGATCTTTTGGCTGACATACGCCGAATCCGGTAGCGTGCGCGCGATCAGAATGGACACGTCCAACTGATCCTCAAGCAGATTGGGCATGCGTTGGGAGAGCATCAAATCGACGGTCACTTCGGGAAACGCTTGGCGATATTCCAACACCGCGCCGGTCACCAATTGCCGCGCCAGTCCGGGCACACAGTGCACGCGTAACGTCCCTCGTGGCTGCAAGGCGGCATTGCTCGCCTCGGCTTCTGCGCTTTCCAGGTCAGCGAGAATCTTCACGCAGCGCTCATAAAACCGCCGGCCCGCGTCGGTCACCGAGAGACGCCGTGTGGAGCGCTGCAACAGGCGGGTGTCGAGCACGTTTTCCAACGCCGAGACCGCACGCGATACGTTACCGACGGTGGAGTCGAGATGGTTGGCCACGGCAGTGAAACTACCCATCTCGACTACCTTGATGTACACCGACATGTTTGAAAGTTTGTCCATCCTGATCGTCCTGTAGACCTGCCACTCACTGCGGATACGTCGGATGCTACACGCTCGCTGCTGCGCTCGATATTACCCTCTGGGACAACAGTGATTCCCTCGCGGCCGGCTAAATCAAACGGCGCGCCTTCCATAGACTGGATTCCACGGGACGCCTGAACCACTGCGTACAAGGCGCCGAATGAATCCTCAACCATGAAGGCGACATCCATGAACACTCCTTACGATCCGCTCTATCTCTTCATCGATGGTCAATGGCTCACCGCCCAAGACCGCGCGACCGCTGCGGTGGTCAACCCGGCGACCGGCGAGGAAATCGGCCAGGTGCCACTGGCCACCGCCGAAGACCTGGATCACGCCCTCGAAGTGGCCCGACTGAGCTTCGACCAATGGCGCCAGACCGTGCCGGACCAGCGCGCAAAAATCCTCAAGCGCGCCGCCGACCTGATCCTCGAACGCGCCCCGCAAATCGCTGCGCAAATGACGCTGGAAGAAGGCAAGCCACTGCGCGAAAGCCTCGATGAAGTGACCCGTGCGGCGGAGTATTTCGAGTGGTTCGCCGAAAGCGCACGACGCATCGACGGCCGTGTCGTGCCGGCCA
Protein-coding sequences here:
- a CDS encoding DUF2790 domain-containing protein — its product is MKVSMLVLALFGFSSVVMAQDSTTTPPVEQYTYATHLDVAKIISEDPVPDVCAVVPVHMTYQDSQGKQHILQYEVMGSGCSNG
- a CDS encoding LysR family transcriptional regulator — encoded protein: MDKLSNMSVYIKVVEMGSFTAVANHLDSTVGNVSRAVSALENVLDTRLLQRSTRRLSVTDAGRRFYERCVKILADLESAEAEASNAALQPRGTLRVHCVPGLARQLVTGAVLEYRQAFPEVTVDLMLSQRMPNLLEDQLDVSILIARTLPDSAYVSQKIGVSHCVLVASPEYLARHGAPETPEQLCDHQCLLLGTVDYVRDEWQLKSKAGDATFIPTGPSFSVNDMDAMAVAIREGAGIGLLAGFTAIDDLRAGRLVRVLPDYHTYERNVYAVYTSRQFVDAKITRFIDTLKTRVGAQLASTAEELVD